A genomic stretch from SAR202 cluster bacterium includes:
- a CDS encoding DNA gyrase subunit B, with translation MATSQKDNQAEYTASDIQVLEGLEAVRKRPGMYIGSSDQRGIHHLIYEIVDNGIDEAMAGYCDTISINIDEEGWVTVKDNGRGIPVDTHEVTKRPALETIMTTLHAGGKFGGGAYKVSGGLHGVGASVVNALAGSMKVEVYRDGKVHVQEYAKGKPKGDMEITGKTSKHGTTITFMPDKAIFKTIDYDFDDLVARFRQMAYLNKGVTLKFTSEWHKSKGATDWKADFYFELGIVSYVKDYLNNNKTVLNADPIHIEKEVSETMIEVALQYNTGYSDTTYAFANCIHTPDGGTHLTGLRSALTKAINDYAKKQNFIKDDQPSMTGEDTREGLSAVVSVKLLDPEFEGQTKAKLGNQEVRSQVDSAVSEGLEYYLEENPTIAKRIIEKCLTSQKAREAARKARDMVLRKNAMDGGSLPGKLADCQEKDPSLSEIYLVEGESAGGSAKMGRDRKFQAILPLKGKILNVEKAREDQMVGHEEIRHIITALGTKYHSRLYTSDTDDIENDNGDGYQEDSKVPQFDYDSLRYHKVIIMTDADVDGSHIRTLILTFFFRHMRPLIDKGNLYIAQPPLYKASKGKKEEWLFSEEDKEAWLVKTTLSGVKLSSKDGSVSLSGEKMQSVANRLNQFNNIIESVSKNTGIPVNIIFKILSSQQINWVSNLMSISEIESTHIEALITEIGLSVDKKQTDDEGISTWTIKNDETSFTLNQSIFKSYDLEFLISAWEELKDYISIDNYNIEKNGTIVEEDINWPLLAEKISRSADQSGINIQRYKGLGEMNPEQLWDTTMNPETRVMLRVRIADDKAEESLLEEQNNEAEDMFVRLMGDEVAPRREFIQKEARNVTNLDI, from the coding sequence ATGGCAACAAGTCAGAAAGATAATCAGGCTGAATATACCGCCAGCGACATACAAGTTTTAGAAGGTCTTGAAGCAGTAAGAAAACGACCCGGTATGTATATCGGGAGCTCAGACCAGCGCGGTATCCACCACCTCATATATGAAATTGTGGACAATGGAATTGACGAGGCTATGGCTGGATATTGTGACACCATATCAATAAATATTGATGAAGAAGGCTGGGTCACTGTTAAAGATAACGGTAGAGGCATACCTGTTGACACCCACGAAGTAACCAAAAGGCCTGCACTGGAAACTATAATGACCACTTTGCATGCAGGAGGAAAATTTGGAGGAGGGGCATATAAAGTTTCTGGGGGCTTACATGGGGTAGGAGCTTCAGTTGTTAATGCTTTGGCAGGAAGCATGAAAGTAGAGGTCTATAGAGACGGAAAAGTCCATGTTCAAGAATATGCTAAAGGTAAACCTAAAGGGGACATGGAAATAACTGGCAAAACTTCAAAACACGGAACTACAATAACTTTTATGCCTGATAAGGCTATTTTTAAAACTATTGATTATGATTTCGACGATTTAGTCGCTCGGTTCCGCCAAATGGCTTACTTAAACAAAGGAGTTACTCTTAAATTCACAAGTGAGTGGCATAAATCAAAAGGTGCTACTGACTGGAAAGCTGACTTTTATTTTGAACTTGGAATAGTTAGCTATGTTAAAGATTACCTTAATAACAACAAAACTGTTTTAAATGCAGATCCTATACATATCGAAAAAGAAGTTTCAGAAACAATGATTGAGGTAGCCCTGCAATATAACACAGGATATTCAGATACAACTTACGCATTTGCAAACTGCATACATACACCAGATGGAGGTACTCATTTAACAGGTCTTCGTTCTGCTCTGACTAAAGCAATAAATGATTATGCAAAAAAACAAAACTTTATTAAAGACGATCAGCCTAGTATGACCGGAGAGGACACAAGGGAGGGGCTCTCTGCAGTTGTTAGTGTAAAATTATTAGACCCCGAATTTGAAGGACAAACTAAAGCAAAACTTGGAAACCAAGAAGTTCGTAGTCAAGTAGACTCAGCCGTCTCAGAAGGTTTGGAATACTATTTAGAAGAAAATCCAACAATAGCTAAACGCATTATCGAGAAATGCCTAACTTCACAAAAAGCCCGAGAGGCTGCTCGTAAAGCCCGTGACATGGTTTTAAGAAAAAACGCTATGGATGGAGGCTCGCTGCCAGGCAAATTAGCTGACTGTCAAGAAAAAGACCCTTCTCTCAGTGAAATCTATCTCGTAGAGGGAGAATCAGCTGGTGGGTCAGCAAAAATGGGTCGAGATAGAAAATTTCAAGCAATTTTGCCATTAAAAGGCAAAATCCTAAATGTTGAAAAAGCCCGAGAAGACCAAATGGTCGGACATGAAGAAATTAGACATATTATAACCGCACTTGGAACAAAATATCATTCCAGGCTATATACCAGTGATACAGACGATATAGAAAATGATAATGGTGACGGATATCAAGAAGATTCTAAAGTACCTCAATTTGATTATGATTCACTACGCTATCATAAGGTGATTATAATGACAGACGCAGATGTTGATGGGTCACATATAAGAACACTTATACTTACTTTTTTCTTTCGACACATGAGGCCCCTCATAGACAAAGGGAATTTATATATAGCTCAGCCCCCTTTATACAAAGCGTCTAAAGGGAAAAAAGAAGAATGGTTGTTTTCTGAAGAAGATAAAGAAGCATGGCTAGTCAAAACAACTTTATCGGGGGTTAAGTTGTCATCTAAAGACGGGTCTGTTTCGCTTTCAGGAGAAAAAATGCAATCTGTCGCCAACAGACTAAACCAATTCAATAATATTATAGAAAGTGTTTCCAAGAATACTGGCATTCCTGTAAATATTATTTTTAAAATACTATCGTCACAACAAATAAATTGGGTTAGTAATTTAATGTCTATATCAGAAATCGAATCAACACATATAGAAGCTTTAATCACCGAAATTGGCCTATCTGTTGACAAAAAACAAACTGATGATGAGGGAATATCTACATGGACAATTAAAAATGACGAAACGTCATTTACTTTAAATCAATCCATATTTAAAAGTTATGATCTTGAATTTCTCATATCTGCATGGGAAGAACTTAAAGATTATATTTCTATAGATAATTATAACATCGAAAAAAACGGAACTATTGTCGAAGAAGACATTAACTGGCCCCTTTTAGCTGAAAAAATTAGTCGTTCCGCCGATCAATCAGGAATAAATATACAACGATATAAAGGCCTAGGAGAGATGAATCCTGAACAGCTATGGGATACAACCATGAATCCAGAAACTCGAGTTATGCTACGAGTGCGGATAGCAGATGATAAGGCGGAAGAATCGTTACTAGAAGAACAAAATAACGAAGCAGAAGATATGTTTGTCAGACTTATGGGCGATGAAGTTGCCCCAAGAAGAGAATTTATTCAGAAAGAAGCTAGAAACGTAACTAATCTTGATATTTAG
- a CDS encoding MmgE/PrpD family protein: MVDATKDTLSSYAYDLSFSDLDGKTVHQVKRTLLDSIGCLLGGFNSKTAIIARKIAPKATESPISRVIGTANNTTIDVAAFANAVAIRYLDFNDSYFSPGGGHPSDMVSASLAAGEYQESTGKEIITSIALAYQVFCGISDVAPMLGGREWDQGLCVGIGAALSSGKLLGLSQEELGHSLSISLVPNLPLLATRVGELSLWKGCATANATKAGVFASVLAKEGMEGPYEPFEGKNGLWEKLNVTPTKPQIISISSAISARFEPFGITRTDFKFFPAQILTQAPTGLALEIEKLININEIKSIQIETYSNCVSTPESHPEKWDPRTRESADHSIPFMVASAFLYGDIGINSFTEERITSQEIRNIISKIKIIENPSFTNKRPEESNCKMRVELIGGEIITKETSYPKGHYKNPLTDDELTNKFTNLAETMISKEQSSKISTLIWDLENQKNLTTLLDALIIER; this comes from the coding sequence ATGGTGGATGCAACTAAAGATACGCTAAGCTCATACGCATACGATTTATCATTTTCAGATCTAGATGGCAAAACGGTTCATCAGGTTAAAAGAACATTATTAGATAGTATTGGTTGCCTCTTAGGCGGATTTAATTCCAAAACAGCAATAATAGCAAGAAAAATAGCCCCAAAGGCCACCGAGTCTCCCATATCAAGAGTTATAGGAACAGCAAATAATACAACCATAGATGTTGCTGCGTTTGCCAATGCTGTTGCTATTAGATATCTAGATTTCAATGATTCTTATTTTTCACCTGGTGGTGGCCATCCTAGCGATATGGTGTCAGCTTCACTTGCAGCAGGCGAATACCAAGAATCTACCGGAAAAGAGATTATTACTAGTATAGCTCTAGCATATCAGGTATTTTGTGGTATATCAGATGTTGCACCCATGTTGGGTGGCAGAGAATGGGATCAAGGTTTATGTGTGGGGATAGGCGCAGCGCTTTCCTCGGGCAAATTACTCGGTTTGTCACAAGAAGAATTGGGCCACTCACTTTCCATCTCCTTAGTTCCTAATTTACCACTCCTTGCCACAAGAGTGGGTGAACTATCCTTATGGAAAGGTTGCGCTACAGCTAATGCAACAAAAGCAGGAGTGTTTGCCTCAGTATTAGCAAAAGAAGGAATGGAGGGCCCTTATGAGCCCTTTGAAGGAAAAAATGGTCTATGGGAAAAATTAAACGTGACTCCAACAAAACCTCAGATAATAAGTATTTCTTCTGCTATATCAGCACGATTTGAGCCTTTTGGCATAACAAGAACAGATTTTAAATTTTTTCCAGCCCAAATTCTCACCCAAGCACCTACAGGCCTTGCATTAGAAATAGAAAAATTAATTAATATAAACGAAATAAAATCTATACAAATAGAAACATATTCTAATTGTGTAAGTACTCCAGAAAGCCATCCGGAAAAATGGGATCCCAGAACAAGAGAAAGCGCCGACCATAGTATTCCTTTTATGGTTGCTTCTGCTTTTTTATATGGAGATATAGGAATAAATAGCTTTACTGAAGAAAGAATAACAAGTCAAGAAATCAGAAACATTATCTCAAAAATAAAAATCATAGAAAACCCATCGTTTACAAATAAACGGCCAGAGGAATCAAACTGTAAAATGAGAGTGGAACTTATTGGAGGGGAGATTATTACCAAAGAAACTAGTTATCCCAAAGGCCATTACAAAAACCCTTTAACTGACGATGAGCTAACAAACAAGTTTACAAATCTGGCAGAAACCATGATCTCCAAAGAACAGTCATCAAAAATATCCACATTGATTTGGGATTTAGAAAATCAAAAAAACTTAACAACGTTATTAGATGCTTTGATTATCGAAAGGTAA
- a CDS encoding nitroreductase family deazaflavin-dependent oxidoreductase yields the protein MKEYIPSPRQWVADQVELYEKSGGTKGITLRDTGLPCIIITHIGWKTGAIRKTPVMTVQDKQNYVLIASMGGAPKNPLWYYNLKENPLVEIRDRTEVYKMKVREINEGPERQRLWNLAVAAYPPYKDYQEITDRIIPVFIAEPYKGEH from the coding sequence ATGAAAGAATATATTCCAAGTCCACGACAGTGGGTTGCCGACCAAGTTGAATTATATGAAAAAAGTGGAGGAACTAAAGGAATAACATTAAGAGACACGGGCTTGCCTTGTATTATAATCACCCACATTGGTTGGAAAACAGGTGCTATCAGAAAAACCCCTGTAATGACTGTTCAAGACAAACAAAACTATGTGTTGATTGCATCAATGGGCGGTGCGCCCAAAAACCCTCTTTGGTATTATAATTTAAAAGAAAACCCTTTGGTTGAAATACGTGACAGAACAGAAGTATATAAAATGAAAGTTAGGGAAATTAATGAAGGCCCCGAACGCCAACGGTTATGGAACCTAGCTGTTGCAGCTTATCCACCCTATAAAGATTATCAAGAAATAACAGACAGAATAATACCTGTATTTATAGCAGAACCATACAAAGGAGAACACTAA
- the pyrE gene encoding orotate phosphoribosyltransferase has translation MNKTIPEKILSNQAVVVDPTMPYILASGVNSPIYCDMRKLLSDVETRGEIINKIADLIERERFNNYVVVGVATAGIPWASLLAQRLNKPLAYVRPEPKDHGLGKQIEGSIDKGRKVIVIEDLTSTGGSAIRSVEAIHSENIEVLSCYSICSYKSKLAKERFQELQIKHSFLFGIDEILQTALKNNYLSSKEIKLVEDWLRTGPFNSDI, from the coding sequence ATGAATAAAACAATTCCAGAAAAAATTTTATCAAACCAGGCTGTTGTCGTAGATCCAACAATGCCTTATATATTAGCTTCAGGTGTAAATAGTCCAATTTACTGTGATATGAGGAAGCTCTTATCGGATGTAGAAACACGTGGAGAGATTATAAATAAGATAGCTGATCTAATCGAAAGAGAAAGGTTTAATAACTACGTGGTAGTGGGAGTTGCTACTGCTGGTATTCCTTGGGCATCTTTATTAGCACAAAGGCTTAATAAACCCTTAGCATATGTTAGACCAGAGCCAAAAGATCATGGTCTAGGAAAACAAATCGAAGGCAGTATAGATAAGGGACGAAAGGTCATTGTTATAGAAGATTTAACTAGCACCGGGGGGTCTGCAATTCGTTCTGTTGAAGCGATTCACTCAGAAAATATAGAAGTTCTTTCTTGCTATAGTATTTGCTCATATAAATCCAAACTAGCCAAAGAAAGATTTCAAGAACTACAAATAAAACACTCATTTTTGTTTGGGATTGACGAAATCTTACAAACCGCACTCAAAAATAACTATCTTTCCTCGAAAGAAATTAAACTAGTTGAAGATTGGTTAAGAACAGGCCCTTTTAACTCAGACATTTAA
- a CDS encoding nicotinate-nucleotide adenylyltransferase, with product MGINKIGILGGTFDPIHTAHIKLAEIAMVECNLDKVLFIPAGNPWMKKDTLITSPIHRLNMVNLAIGNNSSFCISDIEIKRLGNTYTIDTLKELGVDKSQKEYHLILGSDSYKEISRWKNPEEIIEIVRIILFTRKGDTLPETINHTVTIIDEEIEEISSTLIRKKVQTNDSLQGLVPKNVEEYIFKNNLYKKQV from the coding sequence ATGGGAATAAATAAGATAGGCATACTTGGAGGAACTTTTGACCCTATTCATACAGCACACATAAAGTTAGCAGAAATAGCGATGGTTGAGTGCAATTTGGATAAAGTTTTATTTATACCAGCAGGTAATCCTTGGATGAAAAAAGACACGTTGATTACAAGTCCAATCCATAGATTAAATATGGTTAATTTGGCTATAGGAAATAATTCTTCATTTTGTATTTCTGATATAGAAATAAAGAGACTAGGAAACACATACACAATAGACACACTAAAGGAACTAGGTGTAGATAAATCCCAAAAAGAATATCATTTAATTTTAGGCAGTGATTCTTATAAAGAAATAAGTAGATGGAAAAATCCAGAAGAAATTATCGAAATTGTGAGGATAATATTATTTACTCGCAAGGGTGACACTCTACCAGAAACTATAAATCATACCGTTACCATAATTGATGAAGAAATAGAGGAAATAAGCAGCACTTTAATAAGAAAAAAGGTTCAAACCAATGATTCGTTACAAGGACTTGTGCCTAAAAACGTAGAAGAGTATATTTTTAAAAATAATTTATATAAAAAACAAGTGTAA